Proteins from one Silurus meridionalis isolate SWU-2019-XX chromosome 3, ASM1480568v1, whole genome shotgun sequence genomic window:
- the usp9 gene encoding probable ubiquitin carboxyl-terminal hydrolase FAF-X isoform X2, giving the protein MTATTRGSPMGGNESQEQGQAPDGQSQPPLPQNQTSTPTTSNENSPVSPPDEQVQGDCTGQLEEEEEPAFPHTDLAKLDDMINRPRWVVPVLPKGELEVLLEAAIDLCKKGLDVKCEACQRFFRDGLTISFTKILTDEAVSGWKFEIHRCIINNTHRLMELCVTKLSQDWFPLLELLAMATNPHCKFHIYNGTRPSETVPAGVQLAEDELFARPPDPRSPKGWLVDLVNKFGTLNGFQILHDRFMSGQALNVQIIAALIKPFGQCYEFLTLHTVKKYFLPVIEMVPQFLENLTDEELKKEAKNEAKNDALSMIIKSLKNLASRVPGQEETVKNMEIFRLKMILRLLQISSFNGKMNALNEVNKVISSVSYYTHRHGNPEEAEWLTAERMAEWIQQNNILSIVLRDSLHQPQYVEKLEKILRFVIKEKALTLQDLDNIWAAQAGKHEAIVKNVHDLLAKLAWDFSPEQLDHLFDCFKESWTNASKKQREKLLELIRRLAEDDKDGVMAHKVLNLLWNLAHSDDVPVDIMDQALSAHIKILDYSCSQDRDTQKIQWIDRFIEELRSNDKWVIPALKQIREICSLFGEAPQNLRRKIPINLTSLASQTQRSPHVFYRHDLINQLQHNHALVTLVAENLSAYMENMRQFSKEHTDFDPQTVRPGSRYSHVQEVQERLNFLRFLLKDGQLWLCAPQAKQIWKCLAENAVFLCDREACFKWYSKLMGDEPDLDPDINKDFFENNVLQLDPSLLTENGMKCFERFFKAVNCREGKLVAKRRVYMMDDLELIGLDYLWRVVIQGSDDIANRAIDLLKEIYTNLGPKLQATQVEIHEDFIQSCFDRLKASYDTLCVLDGDKDSINCARQEAIRMVRVLTVLREYITECDSDYHEERTILPMSRAFRGKHITLIVRFPNQGRQVDDLDIWSHTNDTIGSVRRCILNRIKANSAHTKIELFIGGDIIDPADDRKLIGQLNLKDKTLITAKLTQVSANMPSSPDSSSDSSTGSPGNHGNHYSDGPNPEVESCLPGVIMSLHLRYISFLWQVADLGCNLNMPLLRDGARVLMKLMPPDNTTVENLRAICLDHAKLGESSLSPTLDSRFFGPSPSQVLYLIEVVYALLMPASGTLGEDASDFQYNFLRSGGLPLVLSMLTRNNFLPNADMETRRGAYLNALKIAKLLLTAVGFGHVKAVAEACQPVAEGNIPVSPINQATHDQALVLQSALQNIPNPSAECMLRNVAIRLAQQISDENFFQASKYIPDISVIRAVQKIVWASGCGSIQLVFSSIEEVSNIYEKTNAGNEPDAEDEQVCCEALEVMTLCFALIPTALDALSKEKAWQTFIIDLLLHCQSKLVRQMAQEQFFLMATRCCMGHRPLLFFITLLFTVLGSTAKERAKHAGDYFTLLRHLLNYAYNSNINLPNAEVLLNNEIDWLKRIKDEVRRTGETGVEETILEGHIGVTKELLAFQTAEKKYYIGCEKGGANLIKELIDDFIFPASNVYLQYMKTGEFPPEQAIPVCSTPATITAGFELLVALAVGCVRNLRQIVDILTDMYYSGGEALAEWEYLPPVGPRPTKGFVGLKNAGATCYMNSVIQQLYMIPPIRNGILAIEGTGSDVDDDMSGDEKQDNESNVDPRDEVFSYHHQFDDKPSLSKAEDRKEYNIGVLRHLQVIFGHLASSRLQYYVPRGFWKQFRLWGEPVNLREQHDALEFFNSLVDSLDEALKALGHPAMLSKVLGGSFADQKICQGCPHRYECEESFTTLNVDIRNHQNLLDSMEQYVKGDLLEGANAYHCEKCNKKVDTVKRLLIKKLPPVLAIQLKRFDYDWERECAIKFNDYFEFPRELDMEPYTVAGVAKLEGSDVHPENQVIQQNEPSEPEPPCSSRYRLVGVLVHSGQASGGHYYSYIIQRNGSGTEGETNRWYKFDDGDVTECKMDDDEEMKNQCFGGEYMGEVFDHMMKRMSYRRQKRWWNAYILFYERMDSLDKDGELIKYISELSLSSKPHQIKMPPAIECSVRKQNVQFMHSRMQYSLEYFQFIKKLLTCNSVYLNPPPGQDHLLPEAEEMSKISIQLAARFLFSTGFHTKKSVRGPASDWYDALCILLRHSKNVRCWFAHSALFSNPNRFSEYLLECPSAEVRGAFSKLIVFIAHFSLQDGPYPSPVASPGPSSQGCDNLSLSDHLLRAVLNLLRREVSEHGRHLQQYFNLFVMYANLGLAEKTQLLKLGVPATFMLVALDEGPGPPIKYQYAELGKLYTVVSQLVRCCDVTSRMQSSINGNPPLANPYGDPSLTQPIMPLHQLVAEILFVRTSYVKKIIEDCSNSEETIKLLRFCCWENPQFSSTVLSELLWQVAYSYTYELRPYLDLLLQILLVEDSWQTHRIHNVLKGIPDDRDGLFDTIQRSKNHYQKRAYQCIKCMVALFTNCSVAYQILQSNGDLKRKWTWAVEWLGDELERRPYTGNAQYTYNNWSPPVQSNETSNGYFLERSHSARMTLAKACELCPEECHLTKHEVVSEEDAGRKLSSPQQLLPGEVTGQQQHTEQDEQEAPDDQESSPPEDTTLYPHSPGTQFQQQNNLPHGQPYTGPAAQHMNNPQRPGPRAQENWEPPEEVPPAQTKE; this is encoded by the exons ATGACTGCCACGACTCGTGGCTCCCCCATGggggggaatgaaagtcaggagCAAGGCCAAGCTCCGGATGGTCAGTCTCAGCCCCCACTGCCCCAAAACCAG ACATCCACTCCCACAACGTCCAATGAGAACTCTCCAGTGAGTCCTCCAGATGAGCAGGTCCAGGGCGACTGTACAGGCcagctggaggaggaggaggagccagCTTTTCCCCACACAGACCTGGCCAAACTGGATGACATGATCAACAG ACCCCGCTGGGTTGTTCCAGTTTTGCCAAAGGGTGAATTAGAAGTTCTTCTTGAAGCTGCTATAGATCTTTGCAAAAAAG GACTCGATGTCAAGTGCGAAGCCTGCCAGAGATTTTTCCGTGATGGTTTGACAATATCGTTCACCAAAATACTGACTGATGAGGCTGTCAGTGGATGGAAATTTGAAATCCAT AGGTGCATAATCAACAACACCCATCGTCTTATGGAACTGTGTGTGACCAAGCTCTCTCAGGACTGGTTTCCTCTTCTAGAGCTCTTGGCCATGGCCACCAACCCCCACTGCAAATTTCACATATACAATGGTACCCGGCCCTCAGAGACTGTGCCTGCTGGGGTGCAGCTGGCTGAAGATGAGCTTTTCGCTCGCCCGCCTGACCCTCGCTCTCCTAAG gGCTGGTTGGTGGATTTAGTAAACAAATTTGGCACATTAAACGGGTTTCAAATTCTGCACGATCGATTCATGAGTGGCCAAGCTCTGAACGTGCAGATCATCGCCGCACTCATAAA GCCTTTCGGGCAGTGCTACGAGTTTCTCACTTTGCACACGGTGAAGAAGTACTTCCTTCCCGTTATAGAAATGGTTCCCCAGTTTCTAGAAAACCTCACTGATGAGGAGCTAAAAAAGGAAGCCAAGAATGAAGCCAAAAATGATGCTCTGTCTATGATAATCAAGTCATTGAAGAACCTGGCTTCCCGAGTACCAGGGCAAGAAGAAACAGTGAAGAACATGGAAATATTTAGATTAAAAATGATTCTTAG GTTATTGCAAATTTCTTCTTTTAATGGCAAAATGAATGCACTAAATGAAGTAAATAAGGTGATCTCAAGCGTCTCGTACTACACACACCGGCATGGCAACCCCGAAGAGGCAGAGTGGCTAACGGCAGAGCGCATGGCG GAGTGGattcaacaaaacaacattttgtCCATTGTGCTGCGAGATAGCCTTCATCAGCCCCAGTATGTGGAGAAACTAGAGAAGATCCTGCGCTTTGTCATTAAAGAGAAAGCACTTACGCTTCAGGACCTGGACAACATTTGGGCTGCCCAg GCTGGGAAACACGAGGCTATTGTCAAAAATGTTCACGATCTCCTAGCGAAATTAGCATGGGATTTCTCACCTGAACAACTAGACCACCTTTTTGACTGTTTTAAG GAAAGCTGGACAAATGCGAGTAAAAAGCAACGGGAGAAGTTACTGGAATTAATTCGTAGGCTTGCAGAAGATGATAAAGATGGTGTGATGGCACACAAAGTGCTCAATCTGCTGTGGAACTTGGCCCATAGTGATGATGTTCCTGTGGATATTATGGACCAGGCCCTCAGTGCTCATATAAAGATTTTGGACTACAGCTGTTCCCAG gaCAGGGATACCCAGAAGATCCAGTGGATAGACCGCTTCATTGAAGAGTTGCGATCAAATGATAAATGGGTGATTCCTGCACTGAAGCAGATTCGAGAGATCTGCAGTTTGTTTGGAGAGGCTCCACAAAATCTCAG AAGGAAAATACCTATTAACTTAACAAGCTTAGCAAG TCAAACACAGAGGAGCCCACATGTTTTTTATCGCCATGACCTTATTAACCAACTCCAGCACAATCATGCACTGGTCACTCTGGTAGCTGAGAATCTGTCTGCATACATGGAGAATATGAGACAGTTCTCCAAAG AGCACACAGACTTTGACCCTCAGACGGTCAGGCCTGGAAGTCGATACAGTCATGTGCAGGAGGTGCAGGAGCGATTGAACTTTTTGAG GTTTTTGCTGAAGGATGGGCAGCTGTGGCTCTGTGCCCCTCAGGCCAAACAGATCTGGAAATGCCTGGCAGAGAATGCGGTGTTCCTGTGTGATCGTGAAGCCTGCTTCAAATGGTACTCCAAACTGATGGGGGACGAGCCGGACCTTGACCCTGACATCAACAAGGACTTTTTTGAGAACAATGTGCTCCAGCTGGATCCCTCTCTTCTGACTGAAAACGGCATGAAATGCTTCGAGCGCTTCTTTAAAGCAGTGAACTGCAGAGAGGGCAAGCTGGTGGCCAAGCGCCGAGTCTATATGATGGATGACCTGGAATTGATCGGTCTGGATTACCTATGGAGG GTTGTGATTCAAGGAAGTGATGACATTGCTAACCGAGCAATTGATTTACTTAAAGAGATTTATACAAACCTTGGACCAAAATTGCAGGCCACTCAG GTGGAGATCCATGAAGACTTTATTCAGTCTTGCTTTGACCGGCTCAAAGCCTCCTATGATACGCTTTGTGTTCTGGATGGGGATAAGGACAGCATTAACTGTGCCAGACAGGAGGCCATCCGCATGGTGCGCGTTCTCACTGTTCTCAGGGAGTACATTACAGAATGTGACAGTGACTACCATGAGGAAAGGACCATCTTGCCAATGTCCAG AGCATTTCGTGGGAAGCACATCACCCTCATTGTGCGCTTTCCAAACCAAGGTCGACAGGTGGATGATCTGGACATCTGGTCCCACACCAACGACACCATCGGTTCCGTGAGACGCTGCATTCTCAATCGAATAAAGGCGAACAGCGCACACACCAAGATCGAGCTCTTTATTGGTGGGGACATCATCGATCCTGCTGATGACAGGAAATTGATTGGGCAGCTCAATCTCAAAGACAAAACT CTTATTACAGCCAAGCTCACGCAAGTCAGTGCCAATATGCCTTCAAGCCCAGACAGTTCCTCTGACTCTTCCACCGGCTCTCCTGGGAACCATGGCAACCACTATAGTGATGGACCGAACCCTGAAGTTGAGAGTTGTCTTCCTGGAGTG ATAATGTCCCTGCACTTGCGCTACATCTCTTTCTTGTGGCAAGTTGCTGACCTGGGCTGCAATCTAAACATGCCTCTTCTGCGAGATGGAGCTCGGGTTCTTATGAAGCTCATGCCACCAG ACAACACTACAGTGGAAAACCTGCGAGCCATTTGCTTGGATCATGCCAAACTTGGAGAAAGCAGCCTTAGTCCCACTCTTGATTCTCGATTTTTTGGTCCATCACCTTCACAAGTCCTTTACTTAATAGAG GTGGTTTATGCCTTACTTATGCCAGCTAGTGGCACACTTGGAGAGGATGCTAGTGACTTCCAGTACAACTTCTTGAGGAGCGGCGGCCTACCTTTAGTGTTAAGCATGCTGACCCGAAATAATTTCCTTCCAAATGCTGACATGGAGACGCGCAGAGGAGCCTATCTCAATGCACTAAAAATAGCCAAGCTCCTGCTTACAGCGGTGGGCTTTGGTCACGTGAAAGCTGTCGCTGAAGCCTGCCAGCCTGTGGCAGAGGGGAACATCCCTGTGTCACCT ATCAACCAGGCCACTCATGACCAGGCGCTTGTGCTCCAGAGTGCCCTGCAAAACATCCCAAACCCCTCGGCTGAGTGCATGCTGCGCAACGTGGCCATCCGTCTAGCTCAGCAGATCTCCGATGAG AATTTTTTCCAGGCCTCTAAGTATATCCCAGACATCAGTGTGATCAGGGCAGTTCAGAAGATTGTCTGGGCCTCTGGTTGTGGTTCAATTCAACTTGTTTTCAGTTCCATTGAGGAAGTCAGCAATATCTATGAGAAG actAATGCAGGGAATGAGCCAGATGCAGAGGATGAGCAAGTGTGCTGTGAGGCCTTGGAGGTCATGACCTTGTGTTTTGCCCTTATTCCGACTGCACTAGATGCACTTAGCAAAGAGAAGGCATGGCAGACCTTCATCATTGATTTACTGTTGCACTGCCAGAGCAA GTTGGTTCGCCAAATGGCCCAAGAACAGTTCTTCCTCATGGCCACTAGGTGTTGCATGGGTCACAGGCCTCTTCTGTTCTTTATTACTCTTCTCTTCACTGTTTTAGGT AGCACTGCAAAAGAACGAGCCAAGCACGCTGGCGATTACTTTACCCTCTTAAGGCACTTGCTCAACTACGCATATAATAGCAACATCAATCTCCCTAATGCAGAGGTTCTTCTCAATAATGAGATTGATTGGTTAAAAAGGATCAAG gatGAAGTTAGGAGAACTGGAGAGACTGGTGTGGAAGAGACCATATTAGAAGGACATATTGGTGTCACAAAGGAGCTACTGGCATTCCAGACAGCAGAAAAGAAGTACTATATAGGTTGTGAAAAGGGAGGAGCTAACCTCATCAAG GAGCTTATTGATGACTTCATCTTCCCAGCATCTAATGTGTACTTGCAGTACATGAAGACTGGAGAGTTCCCCCCTGAGCAGGCTATACCTGTTTGTAGCACTCCTGCCACCATAACAGCTGGCTTTGAACTCTTGGTCGCACTTGCTGTTGGATGTGTTCGCAATCTCAGACAGATTGTTGACATCCTAACTGACATGTACTACTCGG GTGGGGAGGCACTTGCAGAATGGGAGTACTTGCCACCAGTAGGCCCAAGACCCACTAAAGGCTTTGTGGGGCTGAAGAATGCAGGTGCCACTTGTTATATGAACTCAGTCATCCAACAGCTTTACATGATCCCACCCATCAGAAACGGCATCTTGGCTATTGAGGGCACGGGCAGTGATGTGGACGATGACATGTCTGGGGATGAGAAGCAAGATAATGAG AGCAATGTCGATCCACGTGATGAGGTCTTCAGTTATCACCACCAGTTTGATGACAAGCCATCACTTAGTAAAGCAGAGGACAGAAAAGAGTATAACATTGGAGTTCTGCGCCACCTGCAGGTCATCTTTGGACATCTTGCTTCTTCCAGACTGCAGTACTATGTTCCCAGGGGCTTTTGGAAACAGTTTAG GTTGTGGGGTGAGCCAGTGAATCTGAGAGAACAACACGATGCCCTGGAGTTTTTCAATTCGCTTGTAGATAGTTTAGACGAGGCTTTAAAAGCACTGGGCCATCCTGCCATGCTGAGTAAAGTGCTGGGAGGATCCTTTGCTGATCAGAAGATCTGTCAGGGTTGCCCTCATAG GTATGAATGTGAGGAATCGTTTACAACACTGAATGTAGATATTAGAAACCACCAGAATCTGCTTGATTCCATGGAGCAGTATGTGAAGGGTGATTTGCTCGAGGGTGCTAATGCCTACCACTGTGAAAAATGCAACAAGAAA GTGGACACAGTGAAACGTTTGCTCATTAAGAAACTGCCTCCGGTACTGGCCATCCAATTGAAGAGATTTGATTATGACTGGGAACGAGAGTGTGCTATTAAATTTAATGATTACTTTGAGTTTCCCCGGGAGCTGGACATGGAACCCTATACAGTAGCTGGCGTAGCCAAGCTGGAAGGCTCTGATGTCCACCCTGAGAATCAG GTCATCCAGCAGAATGAACCCTCTGAGCCTGAGCCACCATGCAGCTCACGCTACAGGCTCGTCGGAGTTCTGGTGCACTCGGGCCAAGCCAGTGGTGGGCACTATTACTCTTACATCATACAAAGGAATGGCAGTGGCACTGAGGGAGAAACCAATCGCTGGTACAAGTTTGACGACGGCGATGTCACAGAGTGCAAGATGGATGATGACGAGGAGATGAAGAACCAGTGCTTCGGGGGAGAGTACATGGGCGAAGTGTTCGACCACATGATGAAGCGCATGTCCTACCGCAGGCAGAAGCGCTGGTGGAATGCCTACATCCTGTTCTATGAGCGTATGGACTCTCTTGACAAGGACGGCGAGCTGATCAAATACATCTCCGAGCTGTCATTAAGCAGCAAGCCACATCAGATCAAGATGCCACCGGCCATCGAGTGCAGTGTACGCAAGCAGAACGTGCAGTTCATGCACAGCCGCATGCAGTACAGCCTGGAGTACTTTCAGTTCATCAAGAAACTACTAACCTGTAATAGTGTCTATCTGAACCCACCACCAG ggCAAGATCATCTTTTGCCTGAAGCAGAAGAAATGTCTAAAATTAGCATTCAGCTTGCTGCTCGATTCCTCTTCAGCACAGGATTTCATACCAAGAAATCTGTCCGTGGCCCAGCCAGTGATTG gTATGATGCCCTGTGCATCCTCCTTCGACACAGCAAGAATGTACGCTGTTGGTTTGCACACAGCGCCCTATTTTCGAACCCAAACCGCTTCTCGGAGTACTTGCTCGAGTGCCCTAGTGCTGAGGTGCGGGGGGCCTTCTCCAAGCTCATTGTATTTATTGCACATTTCTCTCTGCAAGACGGACCCTACCCATCACCTGTTGCCTCTCCAGGACCATCCAGTCAG GGCTGTGATAATTTGAGTCTGAGTGACCACTTGTTACGCGCTGTGCTCAACCTGTTACGGAGAGAAGTTTCGGAGCATGGCCGTCACCTGCAGCAGTACTTCAACCTCTTTGTCATGTATGCCAACTTGG GTTTGGCAGAGAAGACACAGCTATTGAAGCTTGGTGTGCCAGCCACGTTCATGCTGGTGGCTCTGGATGAGGGCCCCGGCCCACCTATCAAGTACCAGTATGCAGAGCTGGGGAAACTGTACACGGTGGTGTCGCAGTTGGTGCGTTGCTGCGATGTAACATCCCGTATGCAGTCCTCAATTAATG GTAATCCTCCTCTTGCCAACCCATATGGTGATCCCAGTTTAACTCAGCCCATCATGCCTCTGCATCAGCTGGTGGCTGAGATCCTGTTTGTGCGCACCAGTTATGTAAAGAAGATAATTGAGGATTGCAGTAACTCCGAGGAGACCATTAAACTGTTGCGCTTTTGCTGCTGGGAGAACCCACAGTTCTCCTCCACTGTGCTCAGTGAACTGCTATGGCAG GTTGCTTACTCCTACACATATGAACTAAGGCCTTACCTGGACTTGCTGCTCCAGATCTTGCTTGTTGAAGACTCTTGGCAGACTCACAG GATCCACAACGTACTCAAGGGGATCCCGGATGACCGCGATGGCCTGTTTGACACCATCCAGCGCTCGAAAAATCACTACCAGAAAAGAGCTTACCAGTGCATCAAGTGCATGGTGGCTCTGTTCACTAATTGCTCAGTTGCCTATCAGATTCTTCAG AGCAATGGAGACCTAAAGAGAAAGTGGACATGGGCTGTAGAGTGGCTTGGTGATGAGCTAGAGCGCAGGCCATATACTGGCAATGCCCAGTACACGTATAACAACTGGTCACCACCTGTACAGAGCAACGAGACCTCCAACGGCTACTTCCTGGAGCGTTCTCACAGTGCCCGCATGACTTTAGCCAAAGCTTGTGAGCTGTGCCCAGAGgag TGTCACTTAACGAAGCACGAGGTGGTGTCTGAAGAGGACGCAGGCCGGAAGCTGTCCTCGCCACAGCAGCTTTTGCCAGGGGAAGTGACAGGCCAGCAGCAACACACT GAGCAGGATGAGCAAGAGGCCCCTGATGACCAGGAATCCTCTCCACCGGAAGACACGACTCTGTACCCCCACTCTCCAGGGACACAGTTTCAACAG CAAAACAACCTTCCCCACGGTCAGCCGTATACTGGCCCGGCAGCACAGCATATGAACAATCCTCAACGTCCAGGTCCACGAGCACAAGAGAACTGGGAGCCCCCAGAAGAGGTGCCACCTGCCCAGACGAAAGAGTAG